The proteins below are encoded in one region of Microbispora sp. NBC_01189:
- a CDS encoding GMC family oxidoreductase has product MDYDVVVIGSGFGGSVAALRLSEKGYSVGVLEAGRRFDETTLPKTSWRVRDFLWAPALGLRGIQRIHVLRGTNGVMVLAGAGVGGGSLVYANTLYEPLDPFFRDPQWAHITDWKAELGPYYDQARRMLGVVENPTVTAADEVMRKVAERMGVGHTFRLAPVGVFFGEPGAEVDDPYFGGAGPRRRGCVECGECMTGCRHGAKNMLTKNYLHLAEKAGARICPETTVTGVRPVEGGYAVTVRRTGPFGRTRTLTAAQVVFAAGTYGTQHLLHRLRATTLPRVSPRLGVLTRTNSEALLGFERPDTKGVKLNRGVAITSSIHPDAETHIEPVRYGDGSNAMGLLRTLLVDGGGRAPRWLSFLGAALRRPHLLLRLFNRRRWSERAVIALVMQAKDNSITLSLRGGRLRAGPGHGEPNPTWIPAGHRAVRLAAEEIGGLPGGSWLDLFDVPATAHFLGGCAIGDSPETGVVDPYHRVYGYEGLHVVDGSAVSANLGVNPSLTITAQAERAMALWPNKGEPDPRPAPGSPYRRVTPVRPVRPVVPAAAPGALRLPIAGVTHGRGASPRR; this is encoded by the coding sequence TTGGACTACGACGTTGTGGTGATCGGGTCGGGGTTCGGCGGGAGCGTGGCCGCGCTGCGGCTCAGTGAGAAGGGCTACTCGGTCGGCGTGCTGGAGGCCGGCCGGCGGTTCGACGAGACGACCCTGCCGAAGACCTCCTGGCGGGTCAGGGACTTCCTGTGGGCCCCCGCGCTCGGGCTCAGGGGCATCCAGCGCATCCACGTCCTGCGCGGGACGAACGGCGTGATGGTGCTGGCCGGCGCCGGGGTCGGCGGCGGTTCGCTGGTCTACGCCAACACGCTCTACGAGCCGCTCGACCCGTTCTTCCGCGATCCCCAGTGGGCGCACATCACCGACTGGAAGGCCGAGCTCGGGCCGTACTACGACCAGGCCAGGCGGATGCTCGGCGTGGTGGAGAACCCGACCGTCACCGCCGCCGACGAGGTGATGAGGAAGGTCGCCGAGCGGATGGGCGTCGGGCACACCTTCCGCCTCGCCCCGGTCGGAGTGTTCTTCGGCGAGCCCGGGGCCGAGGTCGACGATCCCTACTTCGGCGGCGCGGGGCCGCGCCGCCGCGGCTGCGTCGAGTGCGGCGAGTGCATGACCGGCTGCCGCCACGGCGCCAAGAACATGCTGACGAAGAACTACCTCCACCTGGCCGAGAAGGCCGGGGCGAGGATCTGCCCGGAGACCACCGTGACCGGCGTGCGCCCGGTCGAGGGCGGCTACGCGGTCACGGTGCGGCGGACCGGCCCGTTCGGGCGCACCCGCACTCTGACCGCCGCGCAGGTGGTCTTCGCCGCCGGGACGTACGGCACCCAGCACCTGCTGCACCGGCTCAGGGCGACCACGCTGCCGCGCGTCTCGCCCCGGCTCGGCGTGCTGACCAGGACGAACTCCGAGGCCCTGCTCGGGTTCGAGCGGCCGGACACCAAGGGAGTGAAGCTCAACCGGGGCGTGGCGATCACCTCCTCGATCCACCCCGACGCCGAGACCCACATCGAGCCGGTCCGGTACGGCGACGGCTCCAACGCGATGGGCCTGCTGCGCACGCTGCTGGTCGACGGCGGCGGCCGGGCGCCGCGCTGGCTGAGCTTCCTCGGCGCGGCGCTGCGCCGCCCGCACCTGCTGCTCCGGCTGTTCAACCGCCGCAGGTGGTCGGAGCGCGCGGTCATCGCCCTGGTCATGCAGGCCAAGGACAACTCGATCACGCTCTCGCTCAGGGGTGGCAGGCTCAGGGCGGGCCCCGGCCACGGTGAGCCCAACCCCACCTGGATCCCCGCGGGGCACCGGGCCGTGCGCCTCGCGGCCGAGGAGATCGGCGGCCTGCCGGGCGGCTCCTGGCTCGACCTCTTCGACGTCCCGGCGACCGCGCACTTCCTCGGCGGCTGCGCGATCGGCGACTCGCCCGAGACCGGGGTCGTCGACCCCTACCACCGCGTCTACGGGTACGAGGGTCTGCACGTCGTGGACGGCTCGGCCGTCTCGGCCAACCTCGGCGTGAACCCCTCGCTGACGATCACGGCCCAGGCCGAGCGGGCGATGGCCCTGTGGCCCAACAAGGGCGAGCCCGACCCGCGCCCCGCCCCCGGCTCGCCGTACCGGCGGGTCACGCCGGTACGGCCGGTCAGGCCGGTGGTGCCCGCCGCCGCGCCGGGCGCGCTCCGCCTGCCGATCGCCGGAGTCACCCACGGGCGGGGCGCGTCACCGCGCCGATAG
- a CDS encoding succinic semialdehyde dehydrogenase — protein sequence MGAMNRLLDAAMVERILTHVSSEGKTREIFAPFTGELLAEVPISTPEDVRAAYDRARAAQEAWAALPVRERITPFLRLHDAILDRRRELLDVVQWETGKARRHAYEELLDVAGCALYFARRAPGLLEPQGRQGIFPIATRAAEVRHPKGVVAVISPWNYPLALGVTDVVPALLAGNAVVHKPDTQTPLSALWTIDLLAELGMPRDIWQVVLGDPEDVGDPLLDGADYVAFTGSTRGGRKIAEEAARRLVGCSLELGGKNPMIVLDDADLDVAAQGAIRACFTNAGQLCISMERLYVHESVADPFRDKFVRAAGNMRIGAGLDWDVQMGSLTHRRQVDAVSGHVADAVAKGATVLTGGRPRPDLGPLFYEPTILEGVTEDMAVCRDETFGPVVSLYRFRDEDEAVHAANDTAYGLNASIWTGDVARGRRLAARIKAGTVNINEGYASAYASYDAPMGGMKSSGLGRRHGSEGLLKYTEAQTVASQATWLGFEPILGMTYEKYADTLAGLLKTMKRLHLK from the coding sequence ATGGGTGCCATGAACCGGCTGCTCGACGCGGCCATGGTCGAGCGGATTCTCACACACGTCTCCTCCGAGGGTAAGACGAGGGAGATCTTCGCGCCCTTCACCGGCGAGCTCCTCGCCGAAGTCCCGATCTCCACCCCCGAGGACGTCCGCGCGGCGTACGACAGGGCCCGGGCGGCGCAGGAGGCGTGGGCGGCGCTGCCGGTCCGGGAGCGGATCACGCCCTTCCTGCGGCTCCACGACGCGATCCTCGACCGCCGCCGGGAGCTGCTCGACGTCGTGCAGTGGGAGACCGGGAAGGCGCGCCGGCACGCGTACGAGGAGCTTCTCGACGTGGCGGGCTGTGCGCTCTACTTCGCGCGGCGCGCCCCCGGCCTGCTGGAGCCGCAGGGCAGGCAGGGCATCTTCCCGATCGCCACGCGCGCGGCCGAGGTGCGGCACCCCAAGGGCGTGGTCGCGGTGATCAGCCCGTGGAACTACCCCCTGGCCCTGGGGGTGACCGACGTGGTGCCCGCGCTGCTCGCGGGCAACGCCGTCGTCCACAAGCCGGACACGCAGACGCCGCTGTCCGCGCTGTGGACCATCGACCTGCTGGCCGAGCTGGGCATGCCGCGCGACATCTGGCAGGTCGTGCTGGGCGACCCCGAGGACGTGGGCGATCCGCTGCTGGACGGCGCGGACTACGTCGCGTTCACCGGCTCGACGCGCGGCGGGCGGAAGATCGCCGAGGAGGCGGCCAGGCGGCTCGTCGGCTGCTCGCTCGAACTCGGCGGCAAGAACCCGATGATCGTGCTGGACGACGCCGACCTCGACGTGGCCGCCCAGGGCGCGATCAGGGCCTGTTTCACCAATGCCGGGCAGCTCTGCATCTCGATGGAGCGGCTCTACGTGCACGAGTCGGTCGCCGACCCCTTCCGCGACAAGTTCGTCCGGGCGGCGGGGAACATGAGGATCGGCGCCGGTCTCGACTGGGACGTCCAGATGGGCTCGCTCACCCACCGCCGGCAGGTCGACGCGGTCTCCGGGCACGTCGCCGACGCGGTCGCCAAGGGCGCGACCGTGCTGACCGGCGGCCGGCCCCGCCCCGACCTCGGCCCGCTGTTCTACGAGCCGACGATCCTGGAGGGCGTCACCGAGGACATGGCGGTCTGCCGGGACGAGACGTTCGGGCCGGTCGTGTCGCTCTACCGCTTCCGGGACGAGGACGAGGCGGTCCACGCGGCCAACGACACGGCGTACGGGCTGAACGCCTCGATCTGGACCGGGGACGTCGCGCGGGGCCGCCGGCTCGCGGCCCGGATCAAGGCGGGCACCGTCAACATCAACGAGGGGTACGCCTCGGCGTACGCCTCCTACGACGCGCCGATGGGCGGGATGAAGTCGTCCGGCCTCGGCCGCCGCCACGGTTCGGAGGGCCTGCTGAAGTACACCGAGGCGCAGACGGTGGCCAGCCAGGCCACCTGGCTGGGCTTCGAGCCGATCCTCGGCATGACCTACGAGAAGTACGCCGACACGCTCGCCGGGCTGCTCAAGACCATGAAGCGCCTGCACCTCAAGTGA